In Pseudomonas campi, the sequence CATGCAAACGCTCGCCAAACTTCCCGTCACCATCGTCACCGGCTTCCTCGGCGCCGGCAAAACCACCCTGCTGCGTCATATGCTCGGCCATGCCGATGGCCGGCGCATCGCGGTGATCGTCAACGAGTTCGGCGAGCTGGGCATCGACGGCGAAATCCTCAAACAGTGCTCGATCGGCTGCAGCGAAGAAGAAGCCAACGGCCGCATCTTCGAGCTGGCCAACGGCTGCCTGTGCTGCACCGTGCAGGAGGAATTCTTCCCGGTGATGCGCGAGCTGGTGGCACGCCGCGGCGAGCTCGACCACATCCTGATAGAGACTTCCGGCCTGGCCCTGCCCAAGCCGCTGGTGCAGGCCTTCAACTGGCCGGAAATCCGCAACGCCTGCACGGTGGACGCGGTGATCACCGTGGTCGACAGCCCGGCCGTGGCCGCCGGCACCTTCGCCGCCTTCCCGGATCAGGTCGATGAGCAACGCAAGCTCGCCCCCAACCTGGACCACGAATCGCCGCTGCACGAGCTGTTCGCCGACCAGCTGGCCAGCGCCGACCTGGTGATCCTCAACAAGGCCGACCTGCTCGACGCCGCCGCCCTGGCCGCGGTGCGTGCGGAAGTGGCCGAAGAGCTGCCGCCGGCGGTCAAGGTCATCGAGGCCCACGGCGGCGAGCTGCCGCTGGACGTGCTGCTGGGCCTCAACTGCGAGACCGAGCTGCACATCGACCAGCGCCGCACCCATCACGACGAGGAAGGCGAGGATCACGACCACGACGAGTTCGACTCCTTCGCCGTCGAGCTGCCCGAGGTCGAGGAAGCACGCCTGCTGCAGGCGCTGAAGGAGGCCGTGGCCAAGCACGGCATCCTGCGCATCAAGGGCTTCGCCGCCATCCCCGGCAAACCCATGCGCCTGCTGCTGCAAGGCGTCGGCCAGCGCTTCGACAAGCACTTCGACCGCGCCTGGCAGGCCGATGAAGCGCGCCTCACCCGTCTGGTGGTGATCGGCCAGGCGCTGGACCCGGCCGCCATCGGTAGCGAGCTGCAGGCGGCATTGGCGTGAACCGGCTGATCGCCAGCAAGCTGGCTCCTACGGCGGCAGCGTGCTCGGGCTCTTGTGTAGGAGCCAGCTTGCTGGCGATCCCTTCCCCGGTAGCCGCCTGACATGCACCTGCTGCGCACCCAGCCCGGCAGCCAACTGCCGGCCGACAGCATCGCCGACCTGCAGCAGACCCCGGCCGAGCTGGTGATCCTCTGCACCGGCGACTCGCACCTGTCGTTGCTGGCCGAAGTGGCGCGCAGCCTGCCCGAGGATTTTCCCAGCCTGCGCCTGGCCAGCCCGGCGCAGCTGGGCAACCACGCCTCGGTGGATTTCTACGTCGAGCAGGTGCTGCAACACGCCAAGGTCATCCTGACCTCGGTGCATGGCGGGGTCAGCTACTGGCGCTACGGCATCGAACGCCTGGTCGAGCTGGCCGGGCGCGGCGCCCGGCTGATCCTGGTGCCCGGCGACGACAGCCCCGACCCCGAGCTGAGCGCCCTCGGCAACGTGCCGAGCGACGACAGCCAGCGCCTATGGCAGTACCTGCGCCAGGGCGGGGTGGATAACGCCCAGCAGTTCTTCCACTGCCTCGCCAGCCTCTACCTGCAGCGCGACTACCCCTGGCAGGAGCCGCGCGCCCTGCCCCGCGTCGCCCTCTATCACCCGCAGCAGGCCGCAGCCAGCCTGGACCGCTGGCGCGCCGACTGGCAGCCGGGCTGGCCGGTGGCGGCGCTGCTGTTCTACCGCACCCATGTGCAGGCGGCGAACACCGCCTTCGTCGATACCTTCTGCGCGCGCCTGCAGGCACAGGGCCTCAACCCGCTGCCAATCGCCGTGGCCAGCCTCAAGGAAGCCGCCTGCCTGGCCCAGGTCGAGGACTGGCTGGACGCGGCCGAGGCCAGCGTGATCCTCAACACCACCGGCTTCGCCATGAGCAACCCGGAAGCACCGGAACTCAGGCCGTTTCGCCGCGACATCCCGGTGCTGCAGGCCATCTGCGCCCTGGCCAACCAGGAACAGTGGCAGGCCAGCGCCCAGGGCCTCGGTTCACGCGACCTGGCCATGCACATCGCCCTGCCCGAACTGGACGGCCGCCTGATCACCCAGCCGATCAGCTTCAAGGGCCTGGCCTGGCGCAGCGAGCGCAGCCAGAGCGACGTGGTCTGCTACCACGCGCACCTGCCGGGCATGGATTTCGTCGCCGAGCTGGCGCGTAACTGGTGCGAGCTGGCGCGTCGACCCAACGCCGACAAGCGTATCGCCCTGGTGCTGGCCAACTACCCGACCCGCGACGGCCGCATCGGCAACGGCGTCGGCCTGGATACCCCAGCGGCGGCGCTGAATATCCTTACCGCCCTGAAGCAGCAGGGTTACCCGGTGGCCGATCTGCCGGACAGCGGCACCGCGCTGATCCACCAGCTGCTCGGCGGGGTGACCAACGACCTAGACAACCTCGACCTGCGCCCCTGCGCGCAGAGTCTGGCGCTGGACGACTACCGACGCTGCTTCGCCGCCCTGCCCGAGGCCAACCAGCAAGCGGTGCGGGAGCGCTGGGGCGAGCCGCAGCAAGACCCGATGTTCCGCAGCGGCCGCCTGATGATCGCCGGCCGGCGCTTCGGCCTCACCTTCGTCGGCATCCAGCCGGCGCGCGGCTACCAGCTGGATGCCGCGGCGGTGTACCACGACCCCGATCTGGTACCACCGCACGGCTACCTGGCCTTCTACTTCTGGCTGCGCCACAGCTTCGCCGCCAACGCGCTGATCCATGTCGGCAAGCACGGCAACCTGGAGTGGCTGCCGGGCAAGAGCGTCGGCCTGTCCGAGCAGTGCTGGCCCAGCGCCCTGCTCGGCCCGCTGCCGAATATCTATCCCTTTATCGTCAACGACCCTGGC encodes:
- the cobW gene encoding cobalamin biosynthesis protein CobW; translated protein: MQTLAKLPVTIVTGFLGAGKTTLLRHMLGHADGRRIAVIVNEFGELGIDGEILKQCSIGCSEEEANGRIFELANGCLCCTVQEEFFPVMRELVARRGELDHILIETSGLALPKPLVQAFNWPEIRNACTVDAVITVVDSPAVAAGTFAAFPDQVDEQRKLAPNLDHESPLHELFADQLASADLVILNKADLLDAAALAAVRAEVAEELPPAVKVIEAHGGELPLDVLLGLNCETELHIDQRRTHHDEEGEDHDHDEFDSFAVELPEVEEARLLQALKEAVAKHGILRIKGFAAIPGKPMRLLLQGVGQRFDKHFDRAWQADEARLTRLVVIGQALDPAAIGSELQAALA